Proteins co-encoded in one Juglans regia cultivar Chandler chromosome 16, Walnut 2.0, whole genome shotgun sequence genomic window:
- the LOC109008984 gene encoding germin-like protein subfamily 1 member 13 — MQIMKAKYLVTAVALLALACSLASAYDPSPLQDFCVAVKDPASALFVNGKFCKDPKLASANDFFFSGLNVPRDTSNPLGSNVTAVNVDNLAGLNTLGISLARVDFAPYGLNPPHTHPRATEFLVVLEGTLYVGFVTSNGDGNRLFTKMLYPGDVFVFPIGLIHFQLNVGKTNAVAFAGLSSQNPGVITIANAVFGSDPKINPDVLTKAFQVDKNLVKYLQKQFWSDNN, encoded by the exons ATGCAGATCATGAAAGCTAAGTACCTCGTAACAGCTGTGGCCCTTTTGGCCTTGGCTTGCTCCCTCGCCTCTGCCTATGACCCTAGTCCTCTGCAGGACTTTTGTGTTGCAGTCAAGGATCCCGCTTCTGCTT TATTTGTGAATGGAAAGTTCTGTAAAGACCCAAAGCTTGCCTCAGCCAATGACTTCTTCTTCTCAGGACTAAATGTTCCCAGAGACACTTCAAATCCTCTCGGGTCGAACGTCACTGCCGTGAATGTGGACAATCTAGCAGGACTCAACACCCTAGGCATATCCTTGGCTCGTGTTGACTTTGCTCCATATGGTCTGAATCCTCCCCATACCCACCCACGTGCCACTGAATTTCTCGTTGTCTTAGAGGGTACTCTGTACGTTGGATTTGTCACCTCCAACGGAGATGGTAACCGCCTCTTCACCAAAATGCTATACCCAGGAGATGTCTTTGTATTCCCAATTGGTCTCATTCACTTCCAATTGAATGTGGGAAAGACCAACGCAGTTGCCTTTGCTGGTTTGAGCAGCCAGAATCCAGGGGTCATCACCATTGCAAATGCAGTCTTCGGATCTGACCCAAAAATCAATCCTGATGTTCTCACCAAGGCCTTCCAGGTGGACAAGAATTTGGTCAAGTATCTTCAAAAACAATTTTGGTCAGACAACAATTAG